The Arachis duranensis cultivar V14167 unplaced genomic scaffold, aradu.V14167.gnm2.J7QH unplaced_Scaffold_40180, whole genome shotgun sequence genome includes a window with the following:
- the LOC127744489 gene encoding LOW QUALITY PROTEIN: ribosomal protein S4, mitochondrial-like (The sequence of the model RefSeq protein was modified relative to this genomic sequence to represent the inferred CDS: inserted 2 bases in 1 codon), with product MWRIRLIQRXDMPALRFKTCRLLSGNVRKRELTIIQRRILRRLRNKKRSIKRKIYPRENLNSYIQSQTTRKLPLIHGDLPITEMHRGTERTSYIPFLLNPETRSDVIPVRLHFRETIPQARQPISHRRVCVNNRMGSITRLKVSHGDLISFQENDAKIRGEEIRRSFYIEISVEKIIGKFLGHRVRMWRRTKTEWFRLLKTKRGCRLLLKSRFLQQQLRYSMQEEYLERTKKFGSEKVCLGSSFAEHNRMKRNFYHFKSLFLSKRRNEKKRYLPTRTRRKIVYNSSLYSNSTYWSAPPHKFTRKRRIKRIELPTHYSEVNHRTPKAVVFYGPNIGHIPHDIRLKDPNLPLRSGNGRGQNI from the exons ATGTGGCGAATCAGACTGATTCAACG AGATATGCCTGCATTAAGATTTAAAACTTGTCGTCTACTTTCAGGAAATGTTCGGAAGAGAGAACTTACAATAATACAACGCCGCATTCTCCGAAGATTGAGGAACAAGAAGAGATCTATTAAGAGAAAGATTTATCCAAGAGAAAATCTTAACAGTTACATCCAATCACAAACTACACGAAAGTTGCCCCTTATTCATGGGGATTTACCCATCACAGAGATGCACAGAGGAACAGAACGAACTTCATATATCCCTTTTCTACTCAATCCAGAAACAAGATCGGACGTTATTCCGGTTCGTCTCCATTTTCGTGAAACTATTCCTCAAGCAAGGCAGCCGATAAGTCATCGAAGGGTTTGTGTGAATAATCGAATGGGAAGCATTACTCGTTTGAAAGTTTCCCACGGCGATCTAATATCTTTTCAAGAAAATGACGCGAAAATCCGCGGTGAAGAAATAAGGAGATCTTTCTATATCGAAATATCAGTAGAAAAAATTATAGGCAAATTCCTGGGTCACCGGGTAAGAATGTGGAGAAGAACCAAAACGGAATGGTTCCGCCTACTCAAAACTAAGCGGGGATGCCGCCTGCTACTAAAATCCCGGTTTTTGCAACAACAGTTGCGTTATTCTATGCAAGAAGAATACTTAGAAAGAACAAAGAAGTTTGGATCCGAAAAAGTATGCTTAGGAAGTTCTTTCGCTGAGCACAACAGAATGAAGAGGAATTTTTATCATTTCAAATCCCTATTCTTATCGAAGAGAAGAAACGAGAAAAAGCGATATCTTCCTACTCGAACAAGAAGGAAGATAGTTTACAACTCTTCTTTATATAGTAATTCGACCTATTGGTCCGCACCCCCCCATAAGTTTACTAGGAAGAGAAGAATAAAAAGGATCGAACTACCTACTCATTATTCGGAGGTGAATCATAGAACACCAAAAGCGGTGGTATTTTATGGACCTAACATAGGTCACATCCCTCACGACATAAGATTGAAAGATCCAAACCTTCCTCTTCGGAGCGGAAACGGACGTGGCCAAAACATATAA